Within the Ciconia boyciana chromosome 19, ASM3463844v1, whole genome shotgun sequence genome, the region GACAGCTTTGATTATCAGTTTTCTGTGAGAGGATTCAGATGATTTTGATAAAGGGCTGAGACATCACTATTGAAAACATTGTGAGGAGTAAACTGAGCTGCTTTTGATGTGcaaagaaaattctgtgttCCTGCAGGCTGATTAGGTCAGTAGTTTATGTTAACAAATAGTTTATGTTTGAATTAATGAACCATGTTACAAGGCAAGAGCCTGGGCAAAACACAAGACTTTTCCTTAGCTGTTAGAAAGAAAACACCAGATTACGTCCTTCTTCGTAGGAAGTCAGGGAAAAAACTAAGTGCTTTATTCACTATGCTGTGTCAAACGACACTTGCTTCGTACATACACAGACGGAAACTCAGCTCCTGCAGCGTTACTCCCTCTTTGCCTACTCTGTTCCTTCGTAAAGAAGAGGCAAGTccagttcttttcttttagtcTGGAGAATGACTTGTGGAAGTATGCAATTCAGCGACAAATTACTGCAGGGCAATTCTAACTAGGCTAGACTGGCAAGAGAGGTGCTCTAGAGTGAGACAGGCTTTTCTATTAATCCAGGCAGTAACAAGAGTCAGGCCTGATTTGTAAGCACTCCCTGGGCATTTAGGGTTTTGACTGGGGTCTTGCAGTTAGAACTATCATCCCCTATAACCAAATGGAAACAGATCTCTCTGCAGCTTGGTAGACAGTCTGTCAGGTACTGCTGACAATTCACAAGACAGAAGCGTTGTGCAGGCAAAAGCATGAAGGGAAGGGAAGTCAAACCGTTGTGATTATTCCCCCGACCTCCTCAAGCAAGCTCAGTCCTTGCACTGCAGAGTAATCTCTGAAGAACTGAGCAAAACGGAGCCTTAGAAGCGCCCTCGCCTCTTTACAACACTACGAGCTCGTCTCTTACAAAGCTGTTCCCAGTGGTGATATAATGCAATACCCTGAAAAGTGAAGGACTGCCCTCTTGTGTCAGTCACTATTCTttcatttgtctgcttttatATTCCTGTTTCTATTAGTGAGTGAGCACGCAGCCATTTCCCTCCAACAGatatttcttctttggaaaGGCATAGGATTTGTTTCTGAGTACTATTCTGATGGAAAagttcaataaataaaaatacatctacTGTATTTGTGACTTGGAGACACCCAGGACTGGGCATATATTGCTCTTCCAGCTAGAGACATCCAAACAGCAACACTGGCTTATGCCTCATCTCCATCTTGACGCAGAAAaagaaggcagaggagagaaTAAAACAGGAGAAGTATAATTAAGAAGGacagagaagagacagaagagaagcagattTATTAAACCAATCTTTCCCTGCAACCCTCATAGTAAGCTATACGCAAGTTAAATATAGAACCAACGCTTCTCTAGGGAGCCGGACTCACGAACAGCTCACACACCATGAATGTGCAGCAGAGATTCTACTCTCAGTCCTGATGGCTGGCAGAGagatcttcctttttaaatcatTAGTGCTCATTTCCAGGGTAGTTCTTGCAGTAATGGTTATCAGAGAAGTCTTCTAAAAGCTGTGCAAGATTTTGTGCCCACCACTTCTACTGCTTATTAATGACAGACACCTCAATATTTGCAGAAGGTAGCCCCTTTTCACAGCTACCAAAGCAACTTCAGCAAAAATGAAGACCATCAGTCATATTCTTGTTAGTAGAAGGTCAGCCAACATTAACTCTGACCTAGAACTCCACGCTTGATGTTACATTCGTTAACAGCACCTAGTGCttgtgctttcatttctgctcttaCCCCGTAGATAATCCCATAGCAATGAACAATCCTGTAGATCACTCATGTTCTTAAAGGTAGCCAAATTAGCACCTTGCTAAAGTGGATTCAAAGAAAATCACTACTCAGGAGTGGACAAAATTCATACTATTTGGAATATGGGAGGgacaagaaagggaaagagccgtcatttaaaaaaaggcctCTCATAGCCCGTATTTTTGTTTGGGCTGAGACCGTTGTAATCAACTCCAAGCTCCCAGTTTTAAAATGATGCATAGCAGTTATCCTTGCTATCAGTACTTCATGAAGAATCACCCCTAAAGCGTAATTTCTTTGGACTATTGCTCAGCCTGTACTATGGTATTTTGTATTTACAACTTATTCTAGATGGCACAGCTAGAGCATGCTTTGTTTCATCCTGCACATTACTGAGCTCATCTACATACTAAACTGGCGAAAGCTGCCAGGAatctttgattttttcttttctatattgACTGAGACCCTGACACCTGAGCAGATAACAAAGTATAAAGGcatctttgaaatatttgatgAATATTTGAAACACATTAGTAATACTTAACCATGTGTCCAAGTGTCTCTTTGAGACTAATTTGTACTTTAACTGGCAAAAATAAGTAGTAAAAGGATCCCAACCAAAAACCAGCTCATCCTAAAAATAGAAgcttaaagatttaaaaaacctcaaaaccaaTCCCTTCAGGTCTCATgaccaacaacaacaaagaagtACCTTTCCTCATCTGTCTCATTCCCTGTCTCCAGTTGTGAAACATAACATAATGCATTTCCCTTCACACACTTTCCTGTCCTTGTTTCCCATCTTCCTGCAGTTTAAGGAACCCGTGCCATTAGGTAGCAATTTGCACTCCAGCAATTTGCTGGACAGTTAACGTtctcaaaagaagagaaagtacaGAGGCTATTCAGTGTGACATGCTAGGATTCCCCTTTCAACTCCAGATTGGGAAGTTTCTGTTCTGGAACAACAATTTGCTGTTTGTACTGTTCTGACTCTTCATGCGTGTTCCCAAGACGGCAAAATTCCCCTGACCTTTTTTATTGCCATATGCTGGAcacaaggaatatttttttttaatcagatgaaCAAGCATTCATGTCCCACTTTTATAGGCATTTTTAAAGTGCTGCCCTTCATTTCATATCCTTGAAGAAGCTTTACCAGGAGATTACAGCAGTcacaggaaacatttcttctaacTGACAAATCATTAcaagggcaggagaggaaacatCTTTCCATCATAACCTGCCGATTGAACCAAACTCTTCATGTCTTCTTTAACTCTTACAGTCCTTCCCTTAACTCCCCATCTGAAATGAGTCAGAGTTGCAGCTGTCCTTGTGTTGcatcttctgaattttctgcatttgcctGTGTTGCTGGATCTCTGTGGACTGTATCAGGTGAATAATGGATGGGACTCAGCCCACCTGGTGTCACCCATCCAGGGACGTCATTGAGTTTCTGGCTTATCTGTGCTACTTCAATGTATTGTTTACCCATTTGGACAGCTTCATCATAAGAAGGTGGCAAGTCCATTGCATAGAGACTGTAAGCTGGAGGGGACACGGTGTTCTTATCCATATCCACGAATATCAAATGAATAGGCACACTTAGAGGGTACTGCAACGAGCTATAtgctgtgaagaaaaggaatttaaaaaagaaattaaacacttGCATGGAACGCTGAGATATAAAGGGCTAATCCTGCTTTTCTCCAAGAAATTATGGACTCATTTTTGTCGTGTCAGAACATATGCACTGTATACTAAAAGCCATCAGTATAAAATTACCCATGATGGAATCTATACATTCTCCAAAGGAAAGCAGTCAGAAGAGAAAACATCTCTGCATATCACCATCCAGTAATTACTGTGAAATACCTGACATAGTACACGTATGTTCTAACAGAGGCAGTTTCAGTTGGGTTCCTACATGAACAGCTGTGAACAATTCCTCACATTGGAGATAACATTGTCTGGAATAGTTGGACAGTGAGGTGggcagaaaagtttaaaaaataagggaaTGGCAATAAGAACAGATGTGGGAGACGAGACGTAAGAGGTTAATGCACCATGGACTTTATTTTAACCTCTACAGCATTAAATCCTATTTGTCTTCTGCACTCACTTACTGTGTTGCCCTGATgaccttcctttctctctcttgcccACCCTATGGGGCTGAAAGTTGTTCTGGGAGTACATCAGAAAGTCCCCGTTATTGCAAGGGCTAGACACAGAATTCTAGGCACACATTCAATAGCAAAGCACTGTTGAATAGCTGACTCCCA harbors:
- the TMEM52 gene encoding transmembrane protein 52, encoding MSNWTSLWYVWLILLTVFLLLLCGITASCIKLCCRKKRPPVETFSRHPYDLTVTAIDSDSTAHSTVTSYSSLQYPLSVPIHLIFVDMDKNTVSPPAYSLYAMDLPPSYDEAVQMGKQYIEVAQISQKLNDVPGWVTPGGLSPIHYSPDTVHRDPATQANAENSEDATQGQLQL